Proteins encoded within one genomic window of Planctomycetota bacterium:
- a CDS encoding cellulose binding domain-containing protein — translation MQTNRLAVSAFALLLLARTALAATTFTFTDQWTTGGQGAFSVTNSTALSTSSWTLQFDWNANITSLWNGSIQSHVGNHYTVVNAGWNGVLAPGASAEIGCIYTTSTPGVAPTNVVFSADGGSGGGGGNNPNCPADLDGSGEVDGGDIGLVLLDFGPCPGCRADLDASGEVDGGDAGLVLLSFGPCTPVIDPADYTKMPTVEQRKIVGYYPNWGIYQKNFPVTQIRADRINVVNYAFLIPLDRTMPAAWNRTVSWYRGWTYTDYANFLQQPAGPALSAGVGLFDEWADTGANSGAEALTMSPAYREGSNFAQLRDLKNSHSKLRTMISIGGWTLSAPFFSIVRDAQKRADFAKSAVYVMARYGFDGIDIDWEYPGGGGFDGDVPADRATDGANYLLLLQALRSRMNQQSALDGHTYYLSIAAPAGDAHIADIDPAAIASIVDWINVMSYDFHGGWDSYTGLNSPMVNVDPTPYAAMWSVSGAIGNYRNGLNGHAGVPASKIVVGMPFYGRGWNNVNPGPNGDGLGQSGTEATSPALGETEFPYNTLFSSGVLTYSNGVFTGAGGYTRHWNAQAKVPYLYSAAKKQFITYDDPESMRAKVDFANQESLGGVMFWELSEDATQPGTSLLDAIYDRMHLP, via the coding sequence ATGCAAACGAACCGCCTCGCTGTAAGTGCGTTCGCGCTTTTGCTGCTTGCACGCACCGCGCTGGCCGCCACCACATTCACCTTTACCGATCAATGGACCACCGGCGGTCAGGGCGCGTTCTCCGTGACCAACTCCACCGCTCTCTCCACCTCAAGCTGGACGTTGCAATTCGACTGGAACGCCAACATCACCAGCCTCTGGAACGGCTCCATTCAGAGCCATGTCGGCAATCACTACACGGTGGTCAATGCCGGCTGGAACGGCGTGCTGGCGCCGGGCGCTTCGGCGGAAATCGGCTGCATCTACACCACGTCCACGCCGGGCGTTGCACCAACCAATGTGGTGTTCAGCGCGGACGGTGGTAGTGGCGGTGGTGGCGGCAACAACCCCAACTGCCCCGCCGATCTCGACGGCTCCGGCGAGGTGGATGGCGGCGACATCGGATTGGTGCTGCTGGACTTCGGCCCCTGCCCTGGATGCCGCGCCGATCTCGACGCCTCCGGCGAAGTGGATGGTGGCGATGCGGGCCTGGTCCTTCTTTCGTTTGGCCCGTGCACGCCTGTCATCGACCCGGCCGACTACACCAAGATGCCCACGGTGGAGCAACGGAAGATCGTCGGCTACTACCCGAACTGGGGCATCTACCAGAAGAATTTTCCCGTGACTCAGATCCGCGCCGATCGAATCAACGTGGTCAACTACGCCTTCCTGATTCCGCTGGACCGCACCATGCCCGCCGCATGGAACCGCACCGTGTCGTGGTACCGCGGCTGGACCTACACCGACTACGCCAATTTCCTTCAGCAGCCGGCGGGTCCCGCGCTCAGCGCCGGCGTGGGTCTCTTCGACGAGTGGGCGGACACCGGCGCCAACAGCGGCGCGGAAGCATTGACCATGTCACCGGCCTACCGCGAAGGGAGCAACTTCGCCCAGCTGCGCGACCTGAAGAACTCGCACAGCAAGCTTCGCACGATGATTTCCATCGGCGGCTGGACGCTTTCGGCGCCCTTCTTCTCCATCGTGCGCGACGCGCAGAAGCGCGCCGACTTCGCCAAGTCGGCGGTGTACGTCATGGCCCGCTACGGCTTCGACGGCATCGACATCGACTGGGAATATCCCGGCGGAGGCGGATTTGACGGCGACGTTCCGGCCGACCGAGCCACCGACGGCGCCAACTACCTGCTGCTGCTGCAGGCGCTGCGCAGCCGGATGAACCAGCAGTCCGCACTCGACGGCCACACGTACTACCTTTCCATCGCGGCGCCGGCCGGTGATGCGCACATCGCGGATATCGATCCTGCGGCCATCGCATCCATCGTGGACTGGATCAACGTCATGAGCTATGACTTCCACGGCGGATGGGATTCCTACACCGGGCTCAACTCGCCGATGGTGAATGTCGATCCGACGCCCTATGCGGCGATGTGGTCGGTCAGCGGCGCGATCGGCAACTACCGGAACGGGCTCAACGGCCACGCCGGCGTGCCCGCGTCAAAGATCGTTGTGGGCATGCCCTTTTACGGGCGCGGCTGGAACAACGTCAATCCGGGGCCGAACGGCGACGGCCTGGGCCAGTCCGGCACGGAGGCGACCTCACCTGCGCTGGGCGAGACGGAGTTTCCCTACAACACGCTCTTCAGCAGCGGCGTGCTGACCTACAGCAATGGCGTGTTCACGGGCGCGGGCGGATACACGCGCCACTGGAATGCGCAGGCGAAGGTGCCCTACCTGTACTCCGCAGCCAAGAAGCAATTCATCACCTACGACGATCCCGAGTCGATGCGCGCCAAGGTGGACTTCGCGAATCAGGAGTCGCTGGGCGGCGTGATGTTCTGGGAGCTGAGCGAGGACGCGACGCAGCCGGGCACATCATTGCTCGATGCCATCTACGACCGCATGCACTTGCCGTAG
- a CDS encoding diguanylate cyclase — protein MEDKNFRVSYLALQAVHEGILISDADGRITMVNDAFLKITGYGKSEILGQTCAFIQGPGTDPRTRALIREARENREKFNGEILNYRKDGTTFWNDLSISPVLDRQGQLIHFIGITRDVTERKRLEDAREAALGLLQKITSQVPGVVYQFRLRPDGSYCFPFSSKALHDMYRLTPEEIREDGAKMFNVVHVDDRYGFMASIQKSALELTPWIQEYRVQFEDGAVRWLFGNSLPQKEADGSVLWHGFVTDITERKQMRERVSKLAFHDALTGLSNRNLFYDRLSQALAASNRSGHYGAVLFIDQDKFKPLNDMHGHAAGDALLIEMAQRLKRCVRESDTVARFGGDEFVVILDGFSDDQSESTDQARGVAEKICAALHEPYTLTIKQEGQPEETIEHLGTASIGVAMFLDKTDSQESILKRADMAMYQAKRQGGGMICFDKSRVLALDASVAQTAGA, from the coding sequence GTGGAAGACAAGAATTTTCGGGTCAGTTATCTCGCGCTGCAGGCGGTTCATGAAGGCATCCTGATCAGCGATGCCGACGGCCGCATCACCATGGTCAACGACGCATTCCTCAAGATCACCGGCTACGGCAAGTCGGAGATTCTGGGTCAGACCTGCGCTTTCATCCAGGGACCGGGAACAGATCCCCGGACCCGCGCGTTGATCCGCGAGGCCCGCGAGAACCGGGAGAAATTCAATGGCGAGATCCTCAATTATCGCAAGGACGGCACCACCTTCTGGAACGACCTCTCCATTTCGCCGGTGCTCGACCGGCAGGGCCAGCTCATCCATTTCATCGGCATCACGCGGGATGTCACCGAACGCAAGCGGCTGGAGGACGCCCGGGAAGCGGCCCTGGGGCTGCTTCAGAAGATCACCAGCCAGGTGCCCGGCGTGGTCTATCAGTTTCGACTGCGCCCCGACGGCAGCTACTGTTTTCCGTTTTCCAGCAAGGCCCTGCATGACATGTACCGGCTCACCCCCGAGGAGATTCGCGAGGATGGTGCCAAAATGTTCAACGTGGTTCACGTGGACGATCGCTATGGCTTCATGGCTTCCATACAGAAGTCCGCGCTGGAGTTGACGCCGTGGATTCAGGAGTACCGCGTGCAGTTCGAGGACGGCGCGGTGCGCTGGCTCTTCGGCAATTCGCTTCCGCAGAAGGAGGCGGATGGCTCGGTGCTCTGGCATGGATTCGTCACCGACATCACTGAGCGCAAGCAGATGCGCGAGCGGGTGAGCAAGCTCGCCTTCCACGACGCGCTCACCGGCTTGTCCAATCGGAATCTCTTCTACGACCGACTGAGCCAGGCGCTGGCCGCCAGCAATCGCAGCGGCCACTACGGAGCGGTGCTCTTCATCGACCAGGACAAGTTCAAGCCGCTCAACGACATGCATGGGCATGCGGCCGGTGATGCGCTGCTGATCGAGATGGCCCAGCGGCTGAAGCGGTGCGTCCGCGAATCGGACACCGTGGCGCGGTTCGGCGGCGACGAGTTCGTGGTGATCCTGGACGGATTCAGCGACGACCAGAGCGAATCAACCGATCAGGCCCGGGGCGTCGCGGAGAAAATCTGCGCCGCGCTGCATGAGCCCTACACCCTCACCATCAAGCAGGAGGGTCAGCCCGAGGAGACCATCGAGCATCTCGGCACGGCCAGCATCGGCGTGGCCATGTTCCTGGACAAGACCGACAGCCAGGAGAGCATCCTCAAGCGGGCTGACATGGCCATGTACCAGGCCAAACGGCAGGGCGGCGGCATGATTTGCTTCGACAAGTCAAGAGTGCTGGCGCTGGATGCCTCGGTGGCTCAGACCGCCGGCGCCTGA